A stretch of Vespula vulgaris chromosome 15, iyVesVulg1.1, whole genome shotgun sequence DNA encodes these proteins:
- the LOC127069549 gene encoding AP-1 complex subunit beta-1 isoform X1, producing the protein MTDSKYFTTTKKGEIFELKSELNNDKKEKKKEAVKKVIASMTVGKDVSALFPDVVNCMQTDNLELKKLVYLYLMNYAKSQPDMAIMAVNTFVKELATSPMTKDCEDPNPLIRALAVRTMGCIRVDKITEYLCEPLRKCLKDEDPYVRKTAAVCVAKLYDINAALVEDQGFLDQLKDLLSDSNPMVVANAVAALSEINEASPSGQPLVEMNAQTINKLLTALNECTEWGQVFILDSLANYSPKDDREAQSICERITPRLAHANAAVVLSAVKVLMKLMEMLQSESDFVGTLTKKLAPPLVTLLSSEPEVQYVALRNINLIVQKRPDILKHEMKVFFVKYNDPIYVKLEKLDIMIRLASQANIAQVLSELKEYATEVDVDFVRKAVRAIGRCAIKVEPSAERCVSTLLDLIQTKVNYVVQEAIVVIKDIFRKYPNKYESIISTLCENLDTLDEPEARASMIWIIGEYAERIDNADELLESFLEGFHDENTQVQLQLLTAIVKLFLKRPTDTQELVQQVLSLATQDSDNPDLRDRGFIYWRLLSTDPAAAKEVVLAEKPLISEETDLLEPTLLDELICHISSLASVYHKPPTAFVEGRAAGARKSLPARSNSNEDSGQRTTTTTSQPHAQVILAQDSLIGDLLSMDIGGPTIVPPAPAAQSGLGLDLLGGGLDGILGSNEGATSTAAPVVSQSTTGLLGDIFGFNQGPTSYIPPKVNWLPAEKGKGFDIWGTFSRKNGQISMDMTFTNKAMQPMGGFAIQLNKNSFGLTPAAPLQVPSPLGPGASIETNVILSTAGAVQRMEPLNNLQVAIKNNIDVFYFACLVPMNVYFTEDGQLDKRVFLSTWKDIPAQNEVQYTLSGIMLTADQVVQKMQQNNVFTIAKRNVEGQDMLYQSLKLTNNVWVLNELKIQPGNPDVTLSLKSRSVEVAPGVFQAYNAILHS; encoded by the exons ATGACAGActcaaaatattttactacCACAAAAAAAGGTGAAATATTTGAACTTAAGTCAGAATTGAACaatgataagaaagaaaagaaaaaggaagctGTTAAAAAG GTGATTGCATCCATGACAGTAGGCAAAGATGTATCCGCGCTATTTCCCGATGTTGTTAACTGTATGCAGACGGATAATTTGGAATTAAAGAAATTGGTTTATTTGTATCTCATGAATTATGCTAAAAGTCAACCAGATATGGCCATCATGGCTGTCAACACATTCGTTAAG GAGCTAGCGACATCTCCGATGACAAAG GACTGTGAGGATCCAAATCCACTGATTCGAGCATTAGCAGTTCGTACAATGGGGTGCATACGTGTTGACAAGATTACTGAATACCTCTGTGAGCCATTGAGGAAATGTCTGAAGGACGAGGATCCATATGTTCGTAAAACGGCCGCTGTATGCGTTGCTAAGCTTTACGACATTAATGCTGCTTTAGTTGAGGATCAAGGATTTTTGGATCAATTAAAAGATCTTCTATCTGATAGCAATCCTATG GTTGTTGCTAATGCAGTAGCTGCATTGTCAGAAATTAATGAAGCTAGTCCTAGCGGACAACCTTTAGTTGAAATGAATGCTCAAACTATCAACAAACTTCTCACAGCTCTTAATGAATGTACAGAATGGGGTCaagtttttatattagattCACTGGCTAATTATTCACCAAAGGATGATCGTGAAGCTCAAAGTATCTGTGAACGTATTACTCCACGTTTAGCACATGCAAATGCTGCAGTTGTTCTCTCTGCTGTTAAG GTTCTTATGAAACTGATGGAAATGCTTCAATCAGAATCTGATTTCGTTGGTACCCTTACAAAAAAGCTGGCTCCGCCTCTCGTTACATTGCTCAGTTCTGAACCTGAGGTTCAATATGTTGCACtgagaaatataaatcttattgTACAAAAAAGGCCAGATATATTGAAGCATGAAATGAAagttttctttgttaaatataatgatCCAATTTATGTTAAACTTGAAAAATTGGATATTATGATACGTTTAGCATCACAAGCCAATATTGCCCAGGTTTTATCTGAACTAAAAGAATATGCTACAGAAGTTGATGTAGATTTTGTTAGGAAAGCTGTTAGAGCCATTGGACGTTGTGCTATAAAAGTTGAACCTTCTGCAGAACGATGTGTTTCTACATTACTAGACTTAATTCAAACAAAG GTTAATTATGTAGTTCAAGAAGCCATTGTCGTTATTAAGGATATTTTCCGTAAATAtccaaataaatatgaaagcaTAATTTCAACACTCTGTGAAAATTTAGATACTCTTGATGAACCAGAAGCACGTGCTTCTATGATTTGGATAATTGGAGAGTATGCGGAACGTATTGATAATGCAGATGAATTGTTGGAAAGTTTTCTGGAAGGTTTTCATGATGAAAATACACAAGTGCAATTACAACTATTAACAGCTATTGTAAAACTATTTTTGAAAAGACCTACAGATACTCAAGAATTGGTACAGCAAGTACTAAGTTTAGCAACACAAGATTCAGATAATCCAGATTTGAGAGATCGTGGATTTATATATTGGCGGTTGCTCAGCACTGATCCAGCAGCAGCTAAAGAAGTTGTACTAGCTGAGAAACCTCTTATTTCAGAAGAGACAGATTTATTGGAACCAACATTGCTAGATGAACTGATCTGCCACATTTCTAGTTTAGCGTCTGTGTATCACAAACCACCAACTGCATTTGTAGAAGGTAGAGCAGCTGGAGCTAGAAAATCTTTACCTGCTAGAAGTAATTCAAATGAGGATTCAGGGCAacgtactactactactacttctcaGCCTCACGCTCAAGTTATACTTGCACAGGATTCATTGATAGGTGATCTTCTCAGTATGGACATTg GTGGACCAACTATAGTACCTCCAGCACCAGCTGCACAATCGGGATTAGGTTTAGATCTCTTAGGAGGTGGTTTAGATGGAATTTTAGGTAGTAATGAAGGTGCTACAAGTACTGCGGCACCAGTCGTTTCTCAGAGTACAACAGGATTATTGGGAGATATTTTCGGTTTTAATCAAGGACCTACATCTTATATACCACCTAAAGTTAATTGGCTACCTGCAGAAAAGGGTAAAGGTTTTGATATCTGGGGTACATTTTCAAGGAA GAATGGTCAAATCAGCATGGATATGACATTTACAAATAAAGCAATGCAACCTATGGGAGGATTTGCAATTCAGCTTAACAAAAATAGTTTTGGTTTAACACCAGCAGCACCGTTGCAAGTACCAAGCCCTTTAGGTCCAGGAGCTAGCATTGAAACCAATGTAATTTTATCCACAGCAGGAGCAGTGCAACGCATGGAacctttaaataatttacaagttgctataaagaataatatcgatgtattttattttgcatGCTTAGTCCCtatgaatgtatattttaCTGAAGATGGGCAACTAGATAAAAGAGTATTTCTTTCAACTTGGAAAGATATTCCTGCGCAAAATGAG GTCCAGTATACATTAAGCGGTATAATGTTGACTGCTGATCAAGTAGTACAAAAGATGCAACAAAACAACGTTTTCACAATTGCCAAAAGAAATGTAGAAGGACAAGATATGCTTTATCAATCTttgaaattaacaaataatgtATGGGTactaaacgaattaaaaattcagCCAGGCAATCCTGATGTTACG TTATCGCTCAAGTCTCGGTCCGTCGAAGTCGCACCTGGAGTATTTCAAGCATACAATGCAATATTGCATTCTTAA
- the LOC127069549 gene encoding AP-1 complex subunit beta-1 isoform X2, with product MTDSKYFTTTKKGEIFELKSELNNDKKEKKKEAVKKVIASMTVGKDVSALFPDVVNCMQTDNLELKKLVYLYLMNYAKSQPDMAIMAVNTFVKDCEDPNPLIRALAVRTMGCIRVDKITEYLCEPLRKCLKDEDPYVRKTAAVCVAKLYDINAALVEDQGFLDQLKDLLSDSNPMVVANAVAALSEINEASPSGQPLVEMNAQTINKLLTALNECTEWGQVFILDSLANYSPKDDREAQSICERITPRLAHANAAVVLSAVKVLMKLMEMLQSESDFVGTLTKKLAPPLVTLLSSEPEVQYVALRNINLIVQKRPDILKHEMKVFFVKYNDPIYVKLEKLDIMIRLASQANIAQVLSELKEYATEVDVDFVRKAVRAIGRCAIKVEPSAERCVSTLLDLIQTKVNYVVQEAIVVIKDIFRKYPNKYESIISTLCENLDTLDEPEARASMIWIIGEYAERIDNADELLESFLEGFHDENTQVQLQLLTAIVKLFLKRPTDTQELVQQVLSLATQDSDNPDLRDRGFIYWRLLSTDPAAAKEVVLAEKPLISEETDLLEPTLLDELICHISSLASVYHKPPTAFVEGRAAGARKSLPARSNSNEDSGQRTTTTTSQPHAQVILAQDSLIGDLLSMDIGGPTIVPPAPAAQSGLGLDLLGGGLDGILGSNEGATSTAAPVVSQSTTGLLGDIFGFNQGPTSYIPPKVNWLPAEKGKGFDIWGTFSRKNGQISMDMTFTNKAMQPMGGFAIQLNKNSFGLTPAAPLQVPSPLGPGASIETNVILSTAGAVQRMEPLNNLQVAIKNNIDVFYFACLVPMNVYFTEDGQLDKRVFLSTWKDIPAQNEVQYTLSGIMLTADQVVQKMQQNNVFTIAKRNVEGQDMLYQSLKLTNNVWVLNELKIQPGNPDVTLSLKSRSVEVAPGVFQAYNAILHS from the exons ATGACAGActcaaaatattttactacCACAAAAAAAGGTGAAATATTTGAACTTAAGTCAGAATTGAACaatgataagaaagaaaagaaaaaggaagctGTTAAAAAG GTGATTGCATCCATGACAGTAGGCAAAGATGTATCCGCGCTATTTCCCGATGTTGTTAACTGTATGCAGACGGATAATTTGGAATTAAAGAAATTGGTTTATTTGTATCTCATGAATTATGCTAAAAGTCAACCAGATATGGCCATCATGGCTGTCAACACATTCGTTAAG GACTGTGAGGATCCAAATCCACTGATTCGAGCATTAGCAGTTCGTACAATGGGGTGCATACGTGTTGACAAGATTACTGAATACCTCTGTGAGCCATTGAGGAAATGTCTGAAGGACGAGGATCCATATGTTCGTAAAACGGCCGCTGTATGCGTTGCTAAGCTTTACGACATTAATGCTGCTTTAGTTGAGGATCAAGGATTTTTGGATCAATTAAAAGATCTTCTATCTGATAGCAATCCTATG GTTGTTGCTAATGCAGTAGCTGCATTGTCAGAAATTAATGAAGCTAGTCCTAGCGGACAACCTTTAGTTGAAATGAATGCTCAAACTATCAACAAACTTCTCACAGCTCTTAATGAATGTACAGAATGGGGTCaagtttttatattagattCACTGGCTAATTATTCACCAAAGGATGATCGTGAAGCTCAAAGTATCTGTGAACGTATTACTCCACGTTTAGCACATGCAAATGCTGCAGTTGTTCTCTCTGCTGTTAAG GTTCTTATGAAACTGATGGAAATGCTTCAATCAGAATCTGATTTCGTTGGTACCCTTACAAAAAAGCTGGCTCCGCCTCTCGTTACATTGCTCAGTTCTGAACCTGAGGTTCAATATGTTGCACtgagaaatataaatcttattgTACAAAAAAGGCCAGATATATTGAAGCATGAAATGAAagttttctttgttaaatataatgatCCAATTTATGTTAAACTTGAAAAATTGGATATTATGATACGTTTAGCATCACAAGCCAATATTGCCCAGGTTTTATCTGAACTAAAAGAATATGCTACAGAAGTTGATGTAGATTTTGTTAGGAAAGCTGTTAGAGCCATTGGACGTTGTGCTATAAAAGTTGAACCTTCTGCAGAACGATGTGTTTCTACATTACTAGACTTAATTCAAACAAAG GTTAATTATGTAGTTCAAGAAGCCATTGTCGTTATTAAGGATATTTTCCGTAAATAtccaaataaatatgaaagcaTAATTTCAACACTCTGTGAAAATTTAGATACTCTTGATGAACCAGAAGCACGTGCTTCTATGATTTGGATAATTGGAGAGTATGCGGAACGTATTGATAATGCAGATGAATTGTTGGAAAGTTTTCTGGAAGGTTTTCATGATGAAAATACACAAGTGCAATTACAACTATTAACAGCTATTGTAAAACTATTTTTGAAAAGACCTACAGATACTCAAGAATTGGTACAGCAAGTACTAAGTTTAGCAACACAAGATTCAGATAATCCAGATTTGAGAGATCGTGGATTTATATATTGGCGGTTGCTCAGCACTGATCCAGCAGCAGCTAAAGAAGTTGTACTAGCTGAGAAACCTCTTATTTCAGAAGAGACAGATTTATTGGAACCAACATTGCTAGATGAACTGATCTGCCACATTTCTAGTTTAGCGTCTGTGTATCACAAACCACCAACTGCATTTGTAGAAGGTAGAGCAGCTGGAGCTAGAAAATCTTTACCTGCTAGAAGTAATTCAAATGAGGATTCAGGGCAacgtactactactactacttctcaGCCTCACGCTCAAGTTATACTTGCACAGGATTCATTGATAGGTGATCTTCTCAGTATGGACATTg GTGGACCAACTATAGTACCTCCAGCACCAGCTGCACAATCGGGATTAGGTTTAGATCTCTTAGGAGGTGGTTTAGATGGAATTTTAGGTAGTAATGAAGGTGCTACAAGTACTGCGGCACCAGTCGTTTCTCAGAGTACAACAGGATTATTGGGAGATATTTTCGGTTTTAATCAAGGACCTACATCTTATATACCACCTAAAGTTAATTGGCTACCTGCAGAAAAGGGTAAAGGTTTTGATATCTGGGGTACATTTTCAAGGAA GAATGGTCAAATCAGCATGGATATGACATTTACAAATAAAGCAATGCAACCTATGGGAGGATTTGCAATTCAGCTTAACAAAAATAGTTTTGGTTTAACACCAGCAGCACCGTTGCAAGTACCAAGCCCTTTAGGTCCAGGAGCTAGCATTGAAACCAATGTAATTTTATCCACAGCAGGAGCAGTGCAACGCATGGAacctttaaataatttacaagttgctataaagaataatatcgatgtattttattttgcatGCTTAGTCCCtatgaatgtatattttaCTGAAGATGGGCAACTAGATAAAAGAGTATTTCTTTCAACTTGGAAAGATATTCCTGCGCAAAATGAG GTCCAGTATACATTAAGCGGTATAATGTTGACTGCTGATCAAGTAGTACAAAAGATGCAACAAAACAACGTTTTCACAATTGCCAAAAGAAATGTAGAAGGACAAGATATGCTTTATCAATCTttgaaattaacaaataatgtATGGGTactaaacgaattaaaaattcagCCAGGCAATCCTGATGTTACG TTATCGCTCAAGTCTCGGTCCGTCGAAGTCGCACCTGGAGTATTTCAAGCATACAATGCAATATTGCATTCTTAA